The DNA segment atttgTATAAAGCGATATGTATAAAGCGATATCATGACCAGCGGGGGTATTGCGCATATCATATGCTTACATGTCTACGTAGATACTTAGGGTGCAtggttataatattattttgtatcCATTATCTGAACAAGTCTAATATCTAGTTAAAACATCAGTTCCTATGTTAATACCACGAGCCTCTGATGATAGATATAAGCGTTACAGTATTTGACCTAACACGAAAATAATGAAGCGGTTGTGTTTTTTGCATGCCAATTTCCGTTGTCTCATATCGTCATATCgttaaaaatcaatattaagtTAATTAGTCAAGATTATAAACACATCCGTAGtactatcaaaatatttttagtttgcaagaaattataaaaataaaataaaatgcagagACAAATAAAACCACAGGTAGTCAACTTCAACTGTTTTCAACAAACTTAAAGTCAACCCCGTGTTACTATAAGGTCAAACGATACAGTTTTTAATTCCaaggtgatttttttaaaagaaaatttgtaaCCAGCTATTTTTCACTTTGTCaattgaaatatgtaacttGAAAAAgcaatataccttcatgtgctactttcaGAGTTGATTGTGTCGAAATTTTAGACATTctctcaaaatgttttttttttctacataactATCCTTTTGATGGGTGCTTTGTGTTTTGGATAGGCTTTCCTAACTTTTTAGTTTCTAAAATAAACACAAGCGGATTTTGGCAAAAGTTTGGGGGAATATTCTTTACATCATAATGCTATAAATTTGTGTAAACTCTTTCTttgttaataatttgttttactaaTGTTTCAGGATGTCATGAAAAAGGCCTTCTTTTTGCTACATATAttaatctaattaaaaaaaatatcataggggaatttttctaaaatattcttCATATATAAGCATACCTGATGTcatttaaaaatcagttaagACATGCTTCTTTTCCCGGTGTTTTCTTGTttacgtcgcgaaaataacatgaCACTTCgaatcatatatttatttttatttagtgcTAATATAGATTTTTACAGTTACATCGTAGCATCCGAGTTCTGATGATATAGTtaattaaactacatgtattgaTACCgtttatttaattgtatttatgATAATCTATATTTTCTAGGATTTATCTGGACTTCATCGTATAATATTCTCGGCTTACTCACTGcattttttcaaattgcaaATGGACTCGCGCAATACTAAATTATCGACAGATTAAGACAAACGCCTTCAAGAAAgtttaatttcaaacaaaattcttttttaatgCTCTATGTTCATTTTAACATCTCTTTATGCCGAGCGCGAGTGACACAAACTGTACATTTTAAATTCTCTTATACCTTTATTTCACTTAGTTTTAAGCCGGCTCTAAAATTTTCTTCCAACAATTtcagttatttaaaaattaatattttattttgaaaactccTTTTTTATCAGATGTTGCAGTTAAAAGAGGTACAGTTCAATTATGTGACcatacaaaattaatttctaaCACTTAATACAAGGGACAGTAATGGTTATGGAAACggtaataattttcataaaaacatcCCTATAATGTTTCTATACTAGTATATGAGAATCAAAAATTATCTGCACTTTGTTTCATCTGCCGTGTAAAACATCAACGGTTAAATGTTTAACAGTATAAACATGTCTATTAATGCTATGAATAACTAAGGAAGcatattttaaactaaattagtaaaataaaagagatttgaatcaatttagaaaaaaacattgttatttaaataacacaTGGAAAAAGGAAGTTGAAACAATCTTCATTTTCTCAGTTTTGGTTGTTTATAGAGTATGGGTAagtaatttgaattttatcttttctatattttatgatgtttgAATTGGTTTCCTCCCTATATTGCCTGTTATTTATGTGTCTGCCTATGTTTTTTCAAGCAATTACAACACTGCATGGCAACACTACCAGTATTGGTTTATTAACAATCCAACTATCCTCTTTCAGCTGCTGTGGTTTCCTTGgttttggttcatttttttctcaatcggtTTATGACTCTTTAAAactggtatactactgttgcctttatttatgtaatCTGCAATAGTGTACCGCTTGTCTGACATACATCATGAAGATAAAACTAAGTTGAGGTGGTATATATTTGCCAATGACCCTTTGACCAATTACCCAGAGTCCAAATAACATGGATGTAAGTACCACaaggcctttaacaatgaacaaacaGCAGAAACTGTCCTTACCAAGATATTTCAGTTTAACATGCGAAACGCCACACAAAATTTTACTACTAAGTAGACGATTTTTCGTTTCCTACTATTAATTTTCGCTTTATAGACAGCGATGTTCCTTCGGCACCGTCTGAAGTTGTTTATATAAATCCCAACTTTCTTATTTGATGGTACGTAATTTCTTTCTAGACTTTCTGAAGCACCACAGAGATATCTTTGTAAACAGTTTGCAACGGAATAATAAGAACTATTGAAGACTTCTTCTTTGTGTGCAGAAAATAGTTTATATCTTCATCCATAGATAAGTTtgaatttatatacatataaacccACAACCGATTAACACGTATATGTAATGTACATCATTCTttaatttaaggtggtacctaacgcCTTGActgaaattaatttggctcgtttaattttcataaaagaatttagtaatatttactttgaccatttgataaaaatataaaaaaatcataaaaacacaCACTTTCTCGGTAAAATTCGATGGATATATTGCAGTTTCAGAAAtcctaattttgatcattgaaaagctttatatttccttaacaatacAACCAGATGCAAatatttagctgattttacagagttatctccctgtagtgttagatACCACCTTAAAGTTCTATTATTTACTATAAGCCTATCCATTCTTTTCGTATTACTTCACAGTTAAAAAGTATAATTCTTACATGATTTAAAACATCTGTTTGAACAAACGTCTTTGCTAGCCTTTCACTTAAACATGTTCTCTGTGTAACATCTAACTGACATTAATATGACAATAGACAATAGTTTAGACAATaattttattggcacaaacgCATTTACAATAAATGGTAATGACCCGTAACCGAATGGATAAACAATTTGCAATACATGGTAACCgtagtaaaatacaaacaattatataattatgtatatgTGAATAAAAGATTAAAGTTATAATGAAAATCTATTGCAATAGATTACTTCttgcatttaaacattttgttacaaAAGATGAAGATACTTTTAGTGCCGTCTAAGATGTATTATTAAgtataagatttattttatgtttatcgCACTATGTATTTTTCCagtaattttgaacattttcaatACAAAAGTCTCTCTAATACTGGAgtttatttcttaaaacatcAACATACCCTGCCCTTTCACTCATTTTGTAAACACTCTGGAAAAATGCTAATTTTGGAGATTCTGAAATATTTGCATGTTGTTCCTGAAAACCCTGGTAAAATAgtctttgttttataaaaccAGGGGTTTAAAGGTTAGGTTATCATTTGGCAAATATGATAAACCTTaggtttgaaaaataatatttaacctTTTAACCCATGGGTTGCAtttttttagcattatatatttgGTGAACTAAACTTCCTTCTAAAGTGATTAAATGGTCCCAGAATTTAATTCTAGATAAGTTTATCCTATTTTTCAATGGTAGACCTGCAAATTCGGAACGACATGCATCATTTGAGGCCTTACAGTGTATTCCAAAGATTTCTTTTACTagtaataataaattttatatgcaaCTTTTCATAGGCATCACTGTCTTTAAATGTCGAAATAATACCCCAGATTTCGCTTGAACAAAGGAGAATAGGGGCTACTAAGGAATCAAAAAGTTTTTCCAGAAGTTTACTAGGGTTATCTAATcctattgttttctttattttaaaatatgctttCCTAGCTTTTTCCATAAGCGAAGTGATGGCGACATTGAAACTGCCATCTAATATAAATACCAAAGTAACAATAAGTACTAACTGTCTCTAAGGTTTTGCCATAATAATAAAATTCGTTACCAAATGTGATACCACATTTGATTTCAGCTAAACATTCtccttcaaaattttaaatgttgaagATTGATGAACTTAAGTTAAATCATATGCCACAggattttaaacttaaatatgGAACTTGAAGGTAATGAGACTAAAAGGTAAAACCGACGACTACCACACCTAGCCCTTTGTGTCACACAAAGCTGTGAAATTTCATTATCAACTGTTAATACAATATTATAGTTTAGtactacattttgtataaatgtatagAGATCTGTccatttttccatttgattttctaGACTACCAATAATTTTCTTAGTATTTTCTAATGTCCGacgtttaataaaaatatgaaatttcgcTTCTGCCATCACTACACAACGAACAAATTTGAATATCTCTGTTTCCCTAGAATTTTGACATATCGTGCAGAACATATATTTATGTAGCAATTCTGGCTGTCATACATTCATTCTTAATTGACACGGTTTCTTAACATGCGGATATTcatatataatgaaatgttCCTTGAAAAAGTTCATCATTTTGGTTGTTTCAATAGTATTCcaattatttttctgttaacATAATAACTTATTAATTGTTACAGTttatgtcaaattttatcaatatgaaaaaagaaataaactttccatgtatataaaatagagaatggaaatggggaatgtatcaaagagacaacaacccgaccataggaaatatatatgtattcatGTGATTCCTATCTAATGtctactttttgattttttaaggtTTAGTCTTATTTCATGAACACCGTCTTAGCGCGCCTACACAGTTGATCATTTGTTTTACTACCAGTAGTTAGCATATAAGCAGACATAATACATAGCGGTGTTGGCTGTTTGATACAAATCCGACATAAACATTCACTAGCATCTTCTTTGCGGTTAATATAGTCGATAAAACAACTTCTATCATCCCTTGACAATATGTAAGTTCTCTACCCTAGCAATTTCCCTTATTGACATATATTGTGTTCTAATTGACTTCTAGTATATACATATAAGAATATTTCCTTCCGGAGTGTTCCTGGTGAATAAAGTTTATGTGTTCAGACTTCCTGGAACAGTTTACAGCGCAACATGTACCGTTTCTGTTATTGTTTATGATACCATTCTTATCACTCTCACTTTCTTTACTAATCAATTCTAATTCCAATAGAcgtattcatttttaatttatattttatcaatgtttgtaccattttgtttatataatgttttcgaaaaactaagaattttcttatcccaggaatagattaccttagccgtatttggcacatttttttggaattttggatcctcaatgctcttcaactttgtacttgtttggctttataaatattttgatatgagcgtcactgatgagtcttatgtagacgaaacgcgcgtctggcgtactaaattataatcctggtacctttgataactattatgttcTATAGACTCTATGTTCTGATATTGCTgaagataatttttttcaagtttttattatatcaGCTTGGGATAACATACGTTTTTCAATTGCCTCTGCCAGTACAGATCCTTACATATTTGAATCTTTCTCGACTTTCTTAATTACGCATATTTTCCATGATGTCGAAaaacaaaattaccaaaaagTATAGACAAAATCGGGCAGccatttaaagtttatatataaataattttttttgtacaaacatTAACTTACCTATCATGAAGCgtgttgttaaattttaaagcCAATGCTGTTGaatgttttctgttattttattcttGATTGGTATTTTgtgtacaaatgaaaatattctaGATTTTGCAAATGTGAACAATGACAAAAGCAAGAAACactatcgttttttttttaatgtaattcgTTTCAATTACTTGTTTGAAAAAAACGGTTTACTACACCCAAGCTATCAGAAACTATCTGGACAGTTGTGAAGTGCTGACGGATAAGGGATGATACTATTCGGCCTGTAAAATTAATAGTTCTAGTAGTGTAGTAAATCTATGAGACCAAagctaaacaaatataatatgcaaataaactccatgatagataccaggactaaattttatatatacgccagacgcgcgtttcgtctacaaaagactcatcagtgacgctcgaatccaaaaaaaaaatatatatagtgcaTGCAATTAAACCAAAAACAAGACGATCATGACGCGTcttgcttaaaaaaaatgtaatcctAGCATCCATGAtgagtttaaaataaataatataaaaaagctCAACATATATAATTGTGATGATCTGGATTATTAAGTTGAACTGCTTTTAGTTTGATATaattctttttatcttttttcatattttaaagattACTCAAAACATTTTGGATTTCTTAAACATCACTTTCGAGATCAATGTCAAATAAGACAAAAGGAAGCCGAAATTGTAGCCATTGAATCAGCCGTCCATGAATTAATTCACAAAATATTGCAATTAGTCGAAGAAGAATGTTCTTGGTTTAAAATATCTAGAATATTGCCTTCAGGAAGCTTTTATGAAGGAACTAAAATAGGAAACTTAGACGAATTCGACTATATGATCGTTTTGCAAGCTCTTTCACAGGATGATATTGAACTTCAAGATGGATGTAGTCCTTggtataaaagaataaaattaacaGATAAAAGTAACTATTTCGAGAGATATTGTAGTGCTGTTGCTGGTTCCGGACACCCCCTTACAGTTATCGCTATCATTTGTCTAATCCAAGGTTCATCATCTCAGAATTTTGGAAAACTGTgtccaaattacaaaaatcgtCAACATTATTTGTTGAACTACCCGAAGGAATCTTAACCCaccaagaaaataaaagtgATAAATTGCTATTTACATATATCAAAAGGTCAGGAATTCCTGAATCAGCTTACGAAGACGAAGACTGTAGGGTGATTGTTCCAGTACATAGAATGGATATCGGAATTGATCTAATGATGGCAATAGAACATCCATGTCTGGAGTCAGTAGCAAAATGTGAAGGTTTTCCATCGGAGTATAAAGAACTTTTGATGAAGCTTGGTTGTCATATTGTTATCAAATCCTGTCACATTCAACACTTTCCAGAGCCAGCATgttactttatttcatttgcatCACTAGAGCTTGAAATGATGAAAAACCTTGACAAACATCACAAAAAATGCTACAAGATTTTAAAATCGCTTTTAACTAGTGAATTGAATTTCAGCGGGAAATGCATGCATTTATCATCTTATGTTCTTAAAACGGCTTTCTTGTTTCATGTTTATGGGGAAAACGGATGCACTTATTCCAGGTTAAATGCAAAATGCATTTTTGAAGTTCTAAACTATCTGTCTTCCTGTTTTTATAACCTAAGAATGCCATGTTTCTTCGCCAGAGACATGAATACTTGGGGTCATATCCTTGAATTTCCAGTCATTAGGGGGACAGCATTTGattatattgatttatttaaatctaaaataattGCATTTTCTTTCTTGTGGATGAAATTGTGGTATAAAATTGTCCATTTTGTCAAGACCACAATATCAGAGTACAATAATGAAAACATCGATGAATGGTACACAATTACTGATAAATGTGGCTACATGAAGACCACCATATATTATATCCTGGAAAAATATACAGATTGGACAAACTCTGAAGTGCTAAAGGGTGTAGGTATAATGACCAACGAGGAGCTTAACGGTAAAAACTTAGCCTCCTGCTCCGATGAACAGTTTTCATACTTCGTTGAGGATTTACAGAAAGTGTATAACATTAAATTAGATTTTCTTTTgtgaaattaatatttgtatgtaGCTGCATAGTGCAGGGAAGTGTTAAAAAGAaggaaatttaaacaaaaaatatatttgttacttggcgaaaaaatGATAAAGTGGTGAAAACTATATTGTTTTGACGAAAGGGGTGGCGAAAAAAATTGTTGACCTAGGAGAAACCCTGCCTACATTACAATACGAATAAAATGcttgttgctttttgttttacaactttttttgccatttcagaattttatcaattttttatatgttatttgcAAATATAGGTGTAGACACTCATCGCATCTAGGAAAATGATTAATGATATTAGGTTGGAATTAGAGACCATTGTTTaagtatatttttgtaaataaagcaTTACAGTTTATAATTCAATTGATAATAATTTCTGCCAAGAATTATAATCAAGCTTTGGAATGAAACCctcataattttttattatgcatatatgttacagtgaatttgaattaaagggGGGCCTGTGGAATCCCTGCTTTTTCTTCAGAGATTTTGCATAACCactgaaattatatatataattcctGAAAATGGCCAGTGATTTTACATGATCACTGAAAAGTATTTTACAATTCCTTTCAGggattatcaataaaaaaaatattctctgcttggtaaaaatgtttcaaatacaGACGAATAAATCTTACAATATTAAGTAACCTCTTGGTGGACAGATTTTATTcctgtcaatttttaaaatctttttttataaagagtGAACAGTTTTTCTGGTGATATTCTATTTCACTGTGTGAAACCAAATTAAACTATAATcaaataagtattttaaattgaaatagatAATACTAGTACGATCATAAATGCACATATCTTGTTATTTGCTTTAAAACAAAGGGGATGTAAGTTAACGAACAAGGAATTCAAGCTTAACAAAGAAATACAACTTAACGTCCAAGAACATGAACTGAACATATGCTTGACAGATGGACCACAATTGAAGGAGGCTGCAGGGTGATCGTTGAAAAGGATTTTGCCAGTGATTATGCGTAATTCCtgaaaattttagtaattatatatatcacTAAAGCTAATAGTGATTAT comes from the Mytilus trossulus isolate FHL-02 chromosome 3, PNRI_Mtr1.1.1.hap1, whole genome shotgun sequence genome and includes:
- the LOC134710977 gene encoding uncharacterized protein LOC134710977; the protein is MELEDYSKHFGFLKHHFRDQCQIRQKEAEIVAIESAVHELIHKILQLVEEECSWFKISRILPSGSFYEGTKIGNLDEFDYMIVLQALSQDDIELQDGCSPWYKRIKLTDKSNYFERYCSAVAGSGHPLTVIAIICLIQGSSSQNFGKLSGIPESAYEDEDCRVIVPVHRMDIGIDLMMAIEHPCLESVAKCEGFPSEYKELLMKLGCHIVIKSCHIQHFPEPACYFISFASLELEMMKNLDKHHKKCYKILKSLLTSELNFSGKCMHLSSYVLKTAFLFHVYGENGCTYSRLNAKCIFEVLNYLSSCFYNLRMPCFFARDMNTWGHILEFPVIRGTAFDYIDLFKSKIIAFSFLWMKLWYKIVHFVKTTISEYNNENIDEWYTITDKCGYMKTTIYYILEKYTDWTNSEVLKGVGIMTNEELNGKNLASCSDEQFSYFVEDLQKVYNIKLDFLL